Proteins from a single region of Candidatus Limnocylindrales bacterium:
- a CDS encoding thiamine pyrophosphate-binding protein, whose product MSSTTTIGRYLVERLEQAGTRHVFGIPGDYVLRFYDLLVDSRLEVVGTCTESGAGFAADAYARVNGLGVLCVTYCVGGLNALNAVAGAYAEKSPLVVISGAPGLGEREKTPLLHHKVRDFQTQLEIYEKVTAAAAALESAESAPRKIDECLRTCLLHKRPVFLELPRDMVDAECAAPGPFELASAASDPGVLDECLDEALSMLRNARRPVILAGVEIHRFGLQDELVRLVERTGYPVAATILGKSVITEIHPQYLGVYEGAMGREEVRAAVEDADCVLILGAFMTDINLGVYTANLEIERTINVNSERASIKRHHFDDVTLRDFMTGLLRAELRGAADPSYRSAASMLWTSDFEPEPTAPMTVRRFFQRLNRFLEAGDVVIADIGDSLFGAADLVIRERTDFLSPAYYTSMGFAVPAAIGAQMHDRSSRPIVIVGDGAFQMTGHELSTAVRFGLDPIVFVLNNKGYTTERFIHEGPYNDIHDWAYHRMPELLCSGWGTEVRTEDELEAALAEARRNRGTFSILNIHLDKMDRSNALERLGKRMAANVASSGGRRVKKRAR is encoded by the coding sequence ATGAGCAGTACGACGACGATCGGCCGCTACCTCGTCGAGCGCCTCGAGCAGGCCGGAACGCGCCACGTCTTCGGGATTCCGGGCGACTACGTGCTGCGTTTCTACGATCTGCTCGTCGACAGCCGGCTCGAGGTCGTCGGCACCTGCACCGAGTCCGGCGCCGGCTTCGCAGCCGACGCCTATGCGAGGGTGAACGGCCTCGGTGTGCTGTGCGTGACCTACTGCGTGGGCGGCCTCAATGCGCTCAATGCGGTGGCGGGTGCGTACGCGGAGAAGTCACCCCTTGTCGTGATCAGCGGCGCGCCTGGTCTCGGCGAGCGCGAAAAGACACCGCTGCTGCACCACAAGGTCCGCGATTTCCAGACGCAGCTCGAGATCTACGAGAAAGTCACCGCCGCCGCCGCCGCGCTCGAGAGCGCCGAGTCCGCGCCGCGAAAGATCGACGAGTGCCTGCGCACGTGCCTTCTTCACAAACGGCCGGTGTTCCTCGAGCTTCCGCGCGACATGGTGGACGCCGAATGCGCGGCGCCGGGTCCGTTCGAGCTTGCCTCGGCCGCGAGCGATCCGGGCGTGCTCGACGAGTGTCTGGACGAGGCGCTCTCGATGCTGCGCAATGCGCGGCGCCCGGTGATCCTTGCCGGCGTCGAGATTCACCGCTTCGGCCTCCAGGACGAGCTCGTGCGCCTGGTGGAGCGCACCGGTTATCCGGTCGCCGCGACGATCCTCGGCAAGTCGGTCATCACCGAGATCCATCCGCAGTATCTCGGCGTGTACGAAGGCGCGATGGGGCGTGAAGAAGTGCGCGCCGCGGTCGAGGACGCCGACTGCGTGCTGATCCTCGGTGCGTTCATGACCGACATCAACCTGGGCGTCTATACCGCCAATCTGGAGATCGAGCGCACGATCAACGTGAACTCCGAGCGGGCATCGATCAAACGGCACCACTTCGACGACGTGACGCTGCGCGATTTCATGACCGGGCTCTTGCGGGCCGAGCTTCGTGGTGCGGCCGATCCTTCGTACCGGAGCGCGGCATCGATGTTGTGGACGAGCGATTTCGAGCCCGAACCCACCGCGCCGATGACCGTGCGCCGGTTCTTCCAGCGGCTGAACCGCTTCCTCGAAGCGGGTGATGTCGTCATTGCCGATATCGGCGATTCGCTGTTCGGCGCCGCCGACCTCGTGATTCGCGAGCGCACCGATTTCCTGAGCCCGGCGTATTACACGTCGATGGGCTTTGCCGTCCCGGCTGCAATCGGCGCGCAGATGCACGATCGCAGCTCGCGTCCGATCGTGATCGTCGGCGACGGTGCGTTCCAGATGACCGGCCACGAGCTGTCGACCGCCGTACGGTTCGGGCTCGACCCGATCGTGTTTGTGCTGAACAACAAGGGCTACACGACCGAACGGTTCATTCACGAAGGTCCCTACAACGACATTCACGACTGGGCCTATCACCGCATGCCCGAGCTGCTCTGCAGCGGATGGGGCACCGAAGTGCGGACGGAGGACGAGCTCGAGGCTGCGCTTGCCGAGGCCAGGCGCAATCGCGGCACGTTCTCGATCCTCAACATCCATCTCGACAAGATGGATCGGTCGAATGCTCTCGAACGTCTCGGGAAACGCATGGCGGCAAACGTTGCGAGCTCGGGTGGAAGACGGGTTAAGAAGCGCGCGCGCTGA
- a CDS encoding adenylate cyclase regulatory domain-containing protein — MHHGIEEAQLIAAGIYDPASPHAADRLALIEWLAGRGVTLEQMIERGGRSLSGLAGDLAIRPGRRITARDIAEETGMTVDEVMSLALAAGFPPEAPDAPSFTEGDAHVFSVFRGGASLFGDAATRRFTRVLGSSLSRVAEAAVTLFQVNVEQPILESGGGELAIAQENLRAVETLEGLRTVIDNLFGSHVETAIRRLREARPTRSPDTVQFAVGFVDLVGFTTVTQRMPVRELALLVEQFEETAYDVVAAFDGRVVKLIGDEVMFVTRDCGHACRIALTLFERFAEDRTVTPRGALAYGEMLVRGGDYYGPIVNLSSRIAQIAVPSELLVTAEVARNVEAGDLVFEPAGRRMLKGFDEPVSLLTVSRTKPAAAGDFTTSEDPA; from the coding sequence ATGCACCATGGCATCGAAGAGGCCCAGCTCATCGCAGCCGGAATCTACGATCCGGCGTCACCGCACGCCGCCGATCGCCTCGCGCTCATCGAGTGGCTTGCCGGACGCGGCGTCACGCTCGAGCAGATGATCGAGCGCGGCGGCCGGTCCCTTTCCGGTCTTGCGGGTGATCTGGCCATTCGGCCGGGGCGCCGCATCACCGCGCGCGACATTGCCGAAGAGACCGGGATGACCGTCGACGAAGTGATGTCGCTCGCACTGGCCGCCGGCTTTCCCCCTGAGGCGCCCGACGCTCCGTCGTTCACGGAAGGCGATGCACACGTGTTCTCTGTGTTTCGCGGCGGCGCGAGCCTTTTCGGAGATGCCGCGACGCGGCGTTTCACGCGCGTGCTCGGCTCATCGCTGTCGCGCGTCGCGGAAGCGGCCGTCACTCTTTTCCAGGTCAACGTCGAGCAGCCAATCCTCGAGTCGGGCGGCGGCGAGCTTGCCATCGCGCAGGAAAACCTGCGTGCCGTTGAAACACTCGAGGGCCTGCGCACGGTGATCGACAACCTTTTCGGGTCTCACGTAGAGACCGCGATCCGGCGACTCCGCGAAGCGAGGCCGACGAGGTCGCCCGACACCGTGCAGTTCGCGGTCGGTTTCGTCGATCTCGTAGGCTTTACGACAGTGACGCAGCGGATGCCGGTACGCGAGCTCGCCCTTCTGGTCGAGCAATTCGAGGAGACCGCGTACGACGTCGTTGCGGCATTCGACGGCCGGGTCGTCAAGCTGATCGGCGACGAGGTCATGTTCGTGACGCGCGACTGCGGCCATGCATGCCGGATCGCGCTCACGTTGTTCGAACGCTTTGCCGAGGATCGCACGGTTACGCCACGTGGAGCGCTCGCCTACGGCGAGATGCTCGTGCGCGGCGGCGACTACTACGGACCGATCGTGAACCTCTCGTCGCGCATCGCGCAGATCGCGGTGCCGAGCGAGCTGCTCGTGACCGCCGAAGTCGCCCGTAACGTCGAGGCGGGCGATCTCGTATTCGAGCCGGCCGGGCGAAGAATGCTCAAGGGCTTCGACGAGCCGGTCAGCCTGCTTACGGTAAGCCGCACGAAGCCGGCGGCCGCCGGCGACTTCACGACGAGCGAGGATCCTGCATGA
- a CDS encoding DUF1003 domain-containing protein: MSISFPKSANHHFRFHAPHAHLATVFGEGWFANKAEAFARLFGTPKFLIGQTVVVLIWVGLNTTRVTEFDLYPFILLNLAFSLQSAYAAPLILLAQTRQADRDKAYADADAQHREELAQSGIALQRQAAEQNEQLRQLLEQNTRLTETTAELSRRIADLTEQIHGRMVTG; the protein is encoded by the coding sequence ATGAGCATTTCGTTCCCTAAATCGGCGAATCACCATTTTCGTTTCCATGCTCCCCACGCGCATCTCGCCACGGTGTTCGGCGAAGGCTGGTTCGCCAACAAGGCGGAGGCCTTTGCGAGGCTGTTCGGGACGCCGAAGTTTCTCATCGGGCAGACGGTCGTCGTCCTGATCTGGGTAGGGCTCAACACGACGCGCGTGACGGAGTTCGACCTCTACCCGTTCATCCTGCTCAACCTCGCGTTCAGTCTTCAGTCGGCGTACGCAGCTCCGCTCATCCTGCTCGCGCAGACCCGGCAGGCCGATCGTGACAAGGCGTATGCCGATGCGGACGCGCAGCATCGCGAAGAGCTGGCCCAGTCCGGAATTGCGCTTCAGCGGCAGGCGGCCGAGCAGAACGAACAGCTGCGGCAGCTTCTCGAGCAGAACACGCGTCTTACCGAGACCACGGCCGAGCTCAGTCGCCGCATCGCGGATCTGACCGAGCAGATCCATGGGAGGATGGTCACCGGCTGA
- a CDS encoding dicarboxylate/amino acid:cation symporter: MSSAEGERLALHWRILAGLVVGATLGVAANLGLGAAHPALLWIVDNIAQPAGQIFLRLIFMVVVPLVFSALVLGVVEIGDLSRLRRMGLVTLALTLVLSGFSVAIGLGVANTLRPGDRLSETTRVELRERFASKDRTASAIEQSRQAKSMRTVLLDLIPKNPLQEMVGALDGSSPGGGMLAVMVFALVFGAAITAAPARTAPLVAMLEGLYDVSMTIIGWAMVIAPVGVAGLVFSLTATLGFEILTTLAGFVACVLLALALQAVVVYGAVIRVVAGMSPLRFFSGISDAIVTAFGTSSSNATLPTSLRVAEENLGLHREVSRFVLTVGATANQNGTALYEGITVLFLAQVFGVDLTWAQQATVVLMAVLAGVGTAGVPGGSLPLIAIVLTTVGVPAEGIGIILGVDRILDMCRTTLNVGGDLVIATCVSRIAPPPAGDLPL; this comes from the coding sequence GTGAGCAGTGCCGAGGGCGAACGCCTCGCGCTTCACTGGCGGATCCTCGCCGGCCTGGTTGTCGGCGCGACGCTCGGAGTCGCTGCCAATCTCGGCCTTGGAGCAGCACACCCCGCTCTTCTGTGGATCGTCGACAACATCGCGCAGCCGGCAGGGCAGATCTTCCTGCGGCTGATTTTCATGGTGGTCGTGCCGCTGGTGTTCTCGGCGCTGGTGCTCGGCGTCGTCGAGATCGGTGATCTTTCGCGTCTGCGCAGGATGGGACTGGTCACGCTCGCGCTGACGCTCGTCCTGTCGGGTTTCTCGGTGGCGATCGGCCTCGGGGTCGCGAACACGCTGCGTCCCGGCGATCGGCTGAGCGAGACGACCCGCGTCGAGCTTCGCGAACGTTTCGCATCGAAAGACCGCACTGCATCGGCCATCGAGCAGAGCCGCCAGGCCAAGTCGATGCGCACCGTGCTGCTCGACCTGATCCCGAAGAATCCGCTTCAGGAAATGGTCGGCGCGCTCGACGGCAGCTCGCCGGGCGGCGGCATGCTCGCGGTGATGGTGTTCGCGCTCGTGTTCGGTGCAGCAATCACGGCTGCGCCCGCCCGCACCGCGCCGCTGGTCGCGATGCTCGAGGGTCTCTACGACGTTTCGATGACGATCATCGGATGGGCGATGGTGATCGCACCGGTCGGCGTCGCGGGCCTGGTCTTCTCGCTGACGGCAACACTCGGCTTCGAGATCCTGACGACGCTGGCCGGTTTCGTCGCGTGCGTGCTGCTCGCGCTCGCGCTGCAGGCCGTGGTGGTCTACGGCGCCGTGATTCGCGTCGTCGCCGGCATGAGCCCGCTGCGCTTCTTCTCGGGCATTTCCGACGCGATCGTCACGGCATTCGGAACCTCGTCGTCGAACGCAACGCTGCCGACGTCGCTTCGCGTCGCCGAGGAAAATCTCGGGCTCCACCGCGAGGTCAGCCGTTTCGTGCTGACCGTCGGCGCGACCGCGAACCAGAACGGGACCGCGCTCTACGAAGGCATCACCGTGCTTTTCCTCGCGCAGGTCTTCGGCGTGGACCTCACGTGGGCGCAGCAGGCCACGGTCGTGCTGATGGCGGTGCTCGCCGGAGTCGGCACGGCCGGCGTACCGGGAGGATCGCTGCCGCTGATCGCGATCGTGCTGACGACGGTCGGAGTGCCGGCCGAGGGAATCGGCATCATCCTCGGCGTCGATCGCATCCTCGACATGTGTCGCACGACGCTCAACGTCGGCGGCGATCTCGTGATCGCGACTTGCGTCAGCCGCATTGCGCCGCCGCCGGCCGGCGACCTTCCCCTCTAG
- a CDS encoding SGNH/GDSL hydrolase family protein — protein MPASGHRPWWFPIVVVLAATAVPLLVAEGIHSLASGYLGGTSLVFSLLESMRTPPPAPAADPHDPASQMIVRASDIKALLPAMKASGVGLGNSPFSELKTEEASVNSEKGPCLEQKPNLRKKVTYLRTNLYNPFDQMSFFVDEDRTLPAELQAFLDRYAFRIVRHSTNEAGERTTLPKSDAPRVVLVAGDSVANGLAIDDSETLSSQLQARDPTRRYVNIGIARAAAADITCALDRAAARYHGAIDEVIYVLCENDFDQGGKYSSPEELIDWLTAYRSRESVKRTTLIVTPLIYNTIPEVTRIRGHSHYNWPTFLAERTRVMELARKQGMSVIDFVDITAAERVSGRSQFAPLALYVDHAHWSPTGVSRVVAALEQQAAAQ, from the coding sequence ATGCCGGCATCCGGCCACCGTCCGTGGTGGTTTCCCATCGTCGTGGTTCTCGCAGCGACAGCCGTTCCCCTTCTCGTCGCCGAGGGGATCCATTCGCTCGCGTCCGGCTACCTTGGTGGAACCAGCCTCGTGTTCTCGCTGCTTGAGTCCATGCGCACGCCGCCGCCGGCACCGGCGGCAGACCCTCACGACCCGGCATCGCAGATGATCGTGCGCGCAAGCGACATCAAGGCGCTGCTTCCGGCGATGAAGGCGTCAGGCGTCGGCCTCGGCAACTCGCCGTTTTCCGAGCTCAAGACCGAGGAAGCGTCGGTCAATTCGGAAAAAGGCCCGTGCCTCGAGCAGAAGCCGAACCTTCGCAAGAAGGTCACGTATCTTCGCACCAACCTGTACAACCCGTTCGACCAGATGAGCTTTTTCGTCGACGAGGACCGCACGCTTCCGGCCGAGCTCCAGGCGTTCCTCGACCGCTATGCGTTCCGCATCGTTCGTCATTCGACCAATGAGGCCGGCGAACGCACGACGCTGCCGAAAAGCGATGCACCGCGCGTCGTGCTGGTGGCCGGCGACAGCGTGGCCAACGGGCTCGCGATCGACGATTCGGAGACGCTGTCGTCGCAGCTGCAGGCAAGGGATCCGACGCGCCGTTACGTCAACATCGGCATCGCGCGGGCAGCGGCCGCCGATATCACCTGTGCGCTCGATCGCGCCGCGGCGCGCTACCACGGCGCGATCGACGAAGTGATCTACGTGCTGTGCGAGAACGACTTCGACCAGGGCGGAAAGTACTCGTCGCCGGAAGAGCTCATCGACTGGCTTACCGCGTACCGCAGCCGCGAAAGCGTCAAGCGGACGACGCTGATCGTTACCCCGCTCATCTACAACACGATCCCCGAAGTCACACGCATTCGCGGCCACTCGCACTACAACTGGCCGACGTTCCTGGCCGAGCGTACGCGGGTGATGGAGCTGGCCCGGAAGCAGGGCATGTCGGTCATCGACTTCGTCGACATCACCGCCGCCGAACGCGTCAGCGGACGGTCGCAGTTCGCGCCGCTCGCGCTCTACGTCGATCACGCGCACTGGTCGCCGACCGGCGTCAGCCGCGTCGTTGCGGCGCTCGAACAGCAGGCGGCGGCGCAGTGA
- the ilvE gene encoding branched-chain-amino-acid transaminase produces MKVWIDGSIVDGKDAKLSVTDHGFLYGDGIFEGMRAYSGRLFRLDDHMRRLQVSARAIAIEIPGGVRQARDVVLETVAATGSLDAYVRLLITRGEGPLGVDPTTCAEPKMICIVDTVELFPPARAALGVDLVTASLRRPSADVLDPRVKSLNYLNNALCKGEAKRRGADDALLLNQQGAVAEATSANVFAVCAGVVMTPPTTDGALDGITRRTILELCEKLGIASKERTMGRIDFFAADEAFLSGSGARIVPIRSLDGQKIGDTVPGAVTQRLTDAFFELARSTGTPIPYPALRAAK; encoded by the coding sequence ATGAAAGTCTGGATCGACGGCAGTATCGTGGACGGCAAGGACGCCAAACTGTCCGTCACCGACCACGGATTTCTTTACGGCGACGGGATCTTCGAAGGCATGCGCGCGTACAGCGGGCGCCTGTTCCGCCTCGACGATCACATGCGCCGCCTGCAGGTTTCGGCGCGCGCGATCGCGATCGAAATTCCCGGCGGCGTCCGGCAGGCACGCGACGTCGTCCTCGAAACGGTGGCCGCGACCGGCTCGCTCGACGCTTACGTGCGCCTGCTGATCACGCGCGGCGAAGGCCCGCTCGGCGTCGATCCGACGACCTGCGCCGAGCCGAAGATGATCTGCATCGTCGATACCGTCGAGCTGTTCCCGCCGGCGCGGGCGGCACTCGGCGTGGACCTGGTGACGGCCAGCCTGCGCCGTCCGAGCGCCGACGTGCTCGATCCTCGCGTCAAGAGCCTCAACTACCTCAACAATGCGCTCTGCAAAGGCGAAGCGAAGCGGCGCGGCGCCGACGATGCGCTGCTTCTCAACCAGCAGGGCGCGGTCGCCGAAGCGACCAGCGCGAACGTGTTCGCGGTGTGCGCCGGCGTCGTGATGACACCGCCGACCACCGACGGCGCGCTCGACGGGATCACGCGCCGCACGATCCTCGAGCTGTGCGAGAAGCTCGGCATCGCGTCGAAGGAACGCACGATGGGCCGCATCGATTTCTTCGCGGCCGACGAAGCGTTCCTGTCCGGATCCGGCGCGCGCATCGTCCCGATCCGCTCGCTCGACGGCCAGAAGATCGGCGATACGGTTCCGGGCGCGGTCACGCAGCGCCTGACCGACGCGTTCTTCGAGCTCGCGCGCAGCACCGGAACTCCGATCCCGTATCCGGCGCTGCGAGCGGCGAAGTAG
- a CDS encoding IclR family transcriptional regulator: MKNAVPLSGTQTGTVEKAVDLLFFLHSSGSARGVSDVGRALGVPKSSAHRLLASLGRRGLVEQDEHGRYRPGIALVALGLGVLEREPLAAAAHAVLERESEATGETAFLTIARRGRIVVLDKSEGRSVLRVAPAIGSEVPVHASAVGKLHLAFAPDSVTLPPEPWPAFTGQTTSARKDLEREVARARKRGWATNRDEWIPGMTVVAAPVLLRGNMLGSMVIAAPSTRAGGERLAALAERVVQAAADIAGRLELESPQRSIA, from the coding sequence ATGAAGAACGCTGTTCCACTATCCGGAACGCAGACGGGGACCGTCGAGAAGGCCGTCGACCTGCTGTTCTTCCTGCATTCGAGCGGAAGCGCGCGCGGAGTCAGCGATGTCGGCCGTGCGCTCGGCGTTCCGAAATCGAGCGCGCATCGGCTGCTCGCGTCGCTCGGCCGCCGCGGCCTCGTCGAGCAGGACGAGCACGGCCGTTACCGGCCGGGCATCGCGCTGGTCGCGCTCGGGCTCGGCGTGCTCGAGCGCGAGCCGCTCGCGGCCGCCGCGCACGCGGTGCTCGAACGCGAATCCGAGGCCACCGGCGAGACGGCGTTCCTTACGATTGCGCGGCGCGGCCGCATCGTCGTCCTCGACAAGAGCGAGGGCCGCTCGGTTCTTCGCGTCGCGCCCGCAATCGGCTCCGAGGTCCCGGTGCACGCGAGCGCTGTCGGCAAGCTGCATCTGGCGTTCGCGCCCGACAGCGTCACCCTTCCCCCCGAACCGTGGCCGGCATTCACCGGCCAGACGACCAGCGCACGCAAGGACCTCGAGCGCGAAGTCGCGCGCGCGCGCAAACGCGGCTGGGCCACCAACCGCGACGAATGGATTCCGGGCATGACGGTCGTGGCCGCTCCGGTGCTGCTGCGCGGGAACATGCTCGGCTCGATGGTGATCGCCGCGCCGAGCACGCGCGCAGGCGGCGAACGCCTGGCCGCGCTTGCGGAGCGCGTCGTCCAGGCGGCGGCCGATATTGCCGGCCGGCTCGAGCTCGAAAGTCCGCAGAGGAGCATCGCATGA
- a CDS encoding AMP-binding protein, whose product MDENLYSILRAGFSEVIDRAAFVSPGEPSVSWRELDDLVAGFASVLMSRGVEPGDRVVAQVEKSLGAVALYLATIRIGAVFVPLNTAYTDAEVASFLADAEPRVFVASTKRESPSGVMPELLGTTITSPLWSEALSVKPARAVAPRTKDDLAAIVYTSGTTGRSKGAMLSHGNLASNAATLVKLWEMTASDVLLHALPIYHVHGLFVALHTAMLAGATTLFLAKFDAEVVRRALAGATMMMGVPTFYTRLLALDGFGRDDCGGMRLFISGSAPLLADTHREFEERTGHRILERYGMTETGMLTSNPLRGERIAGTVGFALPDVRIRVADATGAPVPAGDAGVLEVAGPNVFAGYWRRPERSPEDFRPDGYFITGDIGVAAAGGRITLVGRAKDLIITGGLNVYPKEVEEVLDAVDGVVESAVIGVPDADFGEAIVAVVVREDGDAVTAESLETAARTSLARFKHPRRIEFVDALPRNAIGKVQKNVLRERYAGRAR is encoded by the coding sequence GTGGACGAGAATCTCTACAGCATCCTTCGCGCCGGGTTTTCCGAAGTCATCGACCGCGCCGCATTCGTATCGCCCGGCGAGCCGTCGGTCTCCTGGCGCGAGCTCGATGACCTCGTCGCGGGCTTCGCGTCGGTGCTGATGTCTCGCGGCGTCGAGCCGGGAGATCGGGTCGTCGCGCAGGTCGAAAAATCGCTCGGCGCCGTCGCGCTCTATCTGGCGACGATCCGCATCGGCGCCGTCTTCGTTCCGCTCAACACCGCGTACACGGATGCGGAAGTTGCCTCCTTCCTCGCCGACGCGGAGCCGCGCGTGTTTGTCGCGTCGACGAAGCGCGAATCGCCGTCCGGCGTCATGCCGGAGCTGCTCGGCACGACGATCACAAGTCCGCTGTGGTCCGAAGCCCTGTCGGTGAAGCCTGCGCGCGCCGTCGCGCCGCGAACGAAGGACGATCTCGCCGCCATCGTCTACACCTCCGGCACCACGGGCCGTTCCAAGGGTGCGATGCTTTCGCACGGCAACCTGGCATCGAATGCGGCCACTCTGGTCAAGCTTTGGGAAATGACCGCAAGCGACGTGCTGCTGCACGCGTTGCCGATCTATCACGTGCACGGTCTTTTCGTTGCGCTGCACACGGCGATGCTCGCCGGCGCGACGACGCTGTTCCTTGCGAAGTTCGACGCGGAAGTCGTTCGCCGCGCGCTTGCCGGCGCGACCATGATGATGGGCGTGCCGACGTTCTATACGCGCCTGCTCGCGCTCGACGGCTTCGGCCGCGACGATTGCGGCGGAATGCGTCTTTTCATCTCAGGCTCGGCGCCGCTGCTCGCCGACACGCACCGCGAGTTCGAGGAACGCACGGGCCATCGCATTCTCGAGCGTTACGGGATGACCGAGACCGGGATGCTGACGTCGAATCCGCTTCGCGGCGAGCGCATTGCCGGCACGGTCGGCTTCGCGCTGCCCGACGTACGCATTCGCGTTGCGGACGCGACCGGCGCTCCTGTGCCGGCCGGCGACGCCGGAGTGCTGGAAGTGGCCGGGCCCAACGTATTCGCCGGCTACTGGCGAAGGCCCGAACGAAGCCCCGAAGACTTCCGCCCCGACGGCTACTTCATAACCGGTGATATCGGCGTTGCCGCAGCCGGCGGTCGCATCACGCTGGTCGGCCGCGCGAAGGATCTGATCATCACCGGCGGGCTCAACGTGTATCCGAAGGAAGTCGAGGAAGTCCTCGACGCCGTCGATGGCGTCGTCGAAAGCGCGGTAATCGGCGTCCCGGATGCGGACTTCGGCGAGGCGATCGTGGCGGTCGTCGTTCGCGAGGATGGAGATGCCGTAACGGCGGAAAGTCTGGAGACGGCTGCGCGCACGAGCCTGGCGCGATTCAAGCATCCGCGGCGCATCGAATTCGTCGACGCGCTTCCGCGAAACGCGATCGGAAAAGTGCAGAAGAACGTGCTTCGCGAGCGTTACGCAGGCCGCGCGCGCTGA
- a CDS encoding glutathione S-transferase, with product MVVVHHLNNSRSQRVLWLLEELGVPYEVKRYERNTETMLAPDSLRAVHPLGKSPVITDGDHTVAESGAIVEYLVDKYGNGRLIPPAGTPERLRYTYWLHYAEGSAMPPLLLKLVFTRLETAPAPFFVKPIIRRIADTAMNTFINPQLARHLDYMEGELGRSPWFAGSEMTAADIQMSFPLEAAASRAGLDKSRPRLMDFLARIHSRPAYRKALERGGEYAYAS from the coding sequence ATGGTTGTCGTGCATCACCTGAACAATTCCCGCTCCCAGCGTGTGCTCTGGCTGCTCGAGGAGCTCGGTGTTCCGTACGAGGTCAAGCGCTACGAGCGCAACACCGAGACGATGCTGGCTCCCGATTCGCTGCGCGCCGTGCATCCGCTCGGCAAGTCTCCGGTGATCACCGACGGCGACCACACGGTCGCCGAGTCCGGCGCGATCGTCGAGTACCTCGTCGACAAGTACGGCAACGGGCGCCTGATCCCGCCGGCCGGAACGCCCGAGCGCCTTCGCTACACGTACTGGCTGCACTACGCCGAAGGCTCGGCGATGCCGCCGCTACTTCTCAAGCTCGTCTTCACGCGCCTCGAAACCGCGCCGGCTCCGTTCTTCGTCAAACCGATCATCCGGCGGATCGCCGATACTGCGATGAACACGTTCATCAATCCGCAGCTCGCCCGCCACCTCGACTACATGGAAGGCGAGCTTGGCCGCAGCCCGTGGTTCGCGGGCAGCGAGATGACGGCCGCCGACATCCAGATGAGCTTTCCTCTCGAAGCGGCAGCATCGCGCGCCGGCCTCGACAAATCCCGGCCGCGGCTGATGGACTTCCTCGCGCGCATCCATTCGCGTCCCGCCTACCGCAAGGCGCTCGAGCGCGGCGGCGAGTATGCGTACGCGAGCTGA